CGACGAGACGGCCGAGGTCGCGATCAGCGACATCCACAGCACGAGTCACCGGCCACTCGTCACGAGGTACCTTTTTGGCGTCGCTGAGCGACACGATTCCCACAACCGCACCGTCGATCTCGACTGGATAGCGGGAGTGTCGGCCGCCGAGGA
This is a stretch of genomic DNA from Clostridiales bacterium. It encodes these proteins:
- a CDS encoding CBS domain-containing protein → LGGRHSRYPVEIDGAVVGIVSLSDAKKVPRDEWPVTRAVDVADRDLGRLVVDSRAPVESILQRLSGESTGALLVVDEGRVVGIVTRADVVSRVRRASI